A single region of the Labrus bergylta chromosome 10, fLabBer1.1, whole genome shotgun sequence genome encodes:
- the dlk2 gene encoding protein delta homolog 2, giving the protein MSSARAAAVLLLLSCCLLIALLVPPCTGQGSDCSCNMTNSRCDETGVCRCDPGWDGQHCDLCVPMPGCLHGSCQQPWQCSCEPGWGGRFCDKDLFVCSQQQPCQNGATCVMEDSGEYMCLCPEGFHGRDCHLKTGPCHQRRSPCKNGGLCEDADGFAEKLMCRCLAGFTGAHCEIDVDDCQMKPCANGATCLDGVNRFSCLCPAGLTGRFCTVNLDDCASRPCLNDGRCLDLAGGFHCICKPGYIGTTCETVLIRHNDQEPGWTTVGWEGGGVRPQLTTGERNQRSSITNSNDSSPQGDRLLKVTVSERGAAGLSEVQLIILLVLAGMTLGVVVLTATLVLQGHCRDCSHALCQSLTLSSSTSSSQQGGKTKCRQTGQDEHECQISFLNVSEQEKKKLNTEVV; this is encoded by the exons ATGTCCTCAGCCCGAGCTGCAGCCGTCCTGTTGCTACTGAGCTGCTGCCTACTCATTGCCCTTCTCGTCCCACCTTGCACAGGTCAAG gaaGTGACTGCAGCTGTAACATGACCAACAGCCGCTGTGACGAGACAGGAGTGTGCAG ATGTGACCCTGGTTGGGACGGTCAGCACTGTGACCTCTGCGTGCCAATGCCTGGCTGTCTGCACGGTTCCTGTCAGCAACCATGGCAGTGCAGCTGTGAGCCAGGCTGGGGGGGCCGATTCTGTGACAAAG ACCTGTTCGTGTGCTCACAGCAGCAGCCCTGTCAGAATGGAGCCACCTGTGTGATGGAGGACAGTGGTGAATACATGTGTCTGTGTCCTGAGGGTTTCCATGGCAGAGACTGTCATCTGAAGACCGGACCCTGCCATCAGAGGAG GTCTCCATGTAAAAATGGCGGTCTGTGTGAGGATGCAGATGGCTTTGCAGAGAAGTTAATGTGTCGCTGCCTGGCCGGCTTCACGGGAGCGCACTGTGAGATAGACGTGGATGACTGTCAGATGAAGCCATGTGCCAATGGCGCAACTTGCCTGGATGGTGTCAACCGCTTCTCGTGCCTCTGCCCGGCTGGCCTCACTGGGCGCTTTTGCACGGTCAACCTGGACGACTGTGCCAGCCGGCCATGCCTCAATGACGGCCGCTGCTTGGATCTTGCCGGAGGCTTTCATTGCATTTGCAAGCCGGGCTACATCGGCACCACCTGTGAAACTGTGCTGATAAGACACAACGACCAAGAGCCTGGCTGGACGACGGTCGGCTGGGAAGGAGGCGGGGTCAGACCTCAGCTGACCACTGGGGAGAGAAACCAGAGGAGCAGCATCACCAACAGTAATGACAGCAGTCCTCAAGGCGACAGGCTGCTAAAGGTGACAGTGAGCGAGCGCGGCGCTGCTGGCCTGTCGGAGGTGCAGCTCATCATCCTGCTGGTGCTGGCTGGGATGACACTCGGGGTGGTGGTGCTGACCGCCACCCTTGTACTGCAGGGTCACTGCAGGGATTGTAGCCACGCCCTCTGCCAGTCTCTGAcattatcatcatcaacatcatcatcacaacaggGAGGAAAGACAAAGTGCCGGCAAACAGGACAAGATGAGCATGAATGTCAGATTAGCTTCCTGAATGTATCagaacaggagaagaagaaattgAATACTGAAGTGGTATAG